A region of Piscinibacter gummiphilus DNA encodes the following proteins:
- a CDS encoding NAD+ synthase — translation MLHITVAQLDWFVGDIEGNTRKMIESAHRAALDGADLVVFSELCLTGYYPGDLLDEPGFLVRVAAGLDELRAASRQLPGLHWVVGAPVRRQGPGKKLHNALLVIAGGEVVTQYAKQLLPTYDVFDEQRHFAPGPDVARVLRIGNNQVGLMICEDGWNDEGGDYLVNPFTRLGDAAPDLVVSINASPSNVGKREQRHQVFGQASTRHGLPLLYVNQVGGQDQIVFDGASFAVEPGRGVTYEAKRFVEHVETLRFDNGRFLARDGSALPPVAAEGLSTMAFYRAQTVLGLRDYARRCGFRQAVVGSSGGIDSALTLALAVDALGADNVEAITMPSSFSSSGSVDDSVRLCDNLGIRLHRHPIAPLVDRYAEGFAATFGTPLKGLPLENLQARIRGTILMEHSNHFGHLLLTTGNKSELSVGYCTLYGDTNGGLGLLGDLYKTEVFALSRHLNEAAGRELIPQAIIDKPPSAELAPGQQDTDSLPPYEVLDEILKLEIEGGRLAGWERTQAQAFVDRLLATPEGPALVARIRRMIARSEYKRRQAPPILRVRSRAFGSGRQMPIAAFHA, via the coding sequence ATGCTGCACATCACGGTCGCCCAGCTCGACTGGTTCGTCGGCGACATCGAAGGCAACACGCGCAAGATGATCGAAAGCGCGCACCGCGCGGCGCTCGACGGGGCCGACCTCGTCGTGTTCTCCGAGCTGTGCCTCACCGGCTACTACCCCGGCGACCTGCTCGACGAACCGGGATTCCTGGTGCGCGTGGCCGCAGGCCTCGACGAACTGCGCGCGGCCTCGCGCCAGCTGCCCGGCCTGCACTGGGTGGTGGGTGCCCCCGTGCGCCGCCAGGGCCCCGGCAAGAAGCTGCACAACGCGCTGCTCGTGATCGCGGGCGGCGAGGTCGTCACGCAGTACGCGAAGCAGCTGCTGCCCACGTACGACGTGTTCGACGAGCAGCGCCACTTCGCCCCCGGTCCCGACGTGGCGCGGGTGCTGCGCATCGGCAACAACCAGGTAGGCCTGATGATCTGCGAGGACGGCTGGAACGACGAGGGGGGCGACTACCTCGTCAACCCGTTCACGCGGCTGGGCGACGCGGCGCCCGACCTCGTCGTCTCCATCAACGCGAGCCCGTCGAACGTGGGCAAGCGCGAGCAGCGCCACCAGGTGTTCGGCCAGGCGAGCACGCGCCACGGCCTGCCGCTGCTGTACGTGAACCAGGTGGGCGGGCAGGACCAGATCGTGTTCGACGGCGCGTCGTTCGCCGTGGAGCCCGGCCGCGGCGTGACCTACGAGGCGAAGCGGTTCGTCGAACACGTCGAGACGCTGCGCTTCGACAACGGGCGTTTCCTCGCCCGCGACGGTTCGGCGCTGCCGCCGGTGGCCGCGGAAGGCCTCTCCACGATGGCGTTCTACCGCGCGCAGACGGTGCTGGGCCTGCGCGACTACGCCCGCCGCTGCGGCTTCCGCCAGGCGGTGGTGGGTTCGTCGGGCGGCATCGACAGCGCGCTGACGCTGGCGCTGGCCGTCGACGCGCTGGGCGCGGACAACGTCGAGGCCATCACGATGCCGTCGTCGTTCTCGTCGAGCGGGTCCGTCGACGACTCGGTGCGGCTCTGCGACAACCTCGGCATCCGCCTGCACCGCCACCCCATCGCGCCGCTGGTGGACCGGTATGCCGAGGGGTTTGCGGCCACGTTCGGAACCCCGTTGAAGGGGCTGCCGCTCGAGAACCTGCAGGCCCGCATCCGCGGCACGATCCTGATGGAACACTCCAACCACTTCGGCCACCTGCTGCTCACCACGGGCAACAAGTCGGAGCTGTCGGTGGGCTACTGCACGCTGTACGGCGACACCAACGGCGGCCTCGGCCTGCTGGGCGACCTCTACAAGACCGAGGTGTTCGCGCTGTCGCGCCACCTGAACGAGGCCGCCGGGCGCGAGCTGATCCCGCAGGCCATCATCGACAAGCCCCCGTCGGCCGAGTTGGCGCCGGGCCAGCAGGACACCGACAGCCTCCCGCCGTACGAGGTGCTCGACGAGATCCTGAAGCTCGAGATCGAGGGCGGCCGGCTCGCGGGCTGGGAGCGCACGCAGGCGCAGGCCTTCGTCGACCGGCTGCTCGCCACGCCGGAGGGGCCCGCGCTCGTCGCGCGCATCCGCCGCATGATTGCGCGCAGCGAGTACAAGCGGCGGCAGGCGCCGCCCATCCTGCGCGTGCGTTCACGCGCCTTCGGCAGCGGCCGCCAGATGCCCATCGCGGCGTTCCACGCATGA
- the pncB gene encoding nicotinate phosphoribosyltransferase, translated as MTPIIQSLLDTDLYKFTMWQTMLHRHPQAQAEYRFVCRNTPAFPLADLLPEVNAQLDHLCSLSFQEDELAYLGALRYIKPDFVDFLRIFRFQRRFIQAVADGPTLRIVAEGPQVHVMAFEIYVLAIVNELYFRRADQAAAVAEGRRRLNAKIELLESLGREVKHRHPFEFFDFGVRRRFSRAWHAEVVETFKTRVPQYFKGTSDVRLAQQLDLVPIGTMAHEYLQSYQAFDVRLRDFQRLALENWVQEYRGDLGVALTDVVGMDAFLADFDLYFAKLFDGLRHDSGDPVVWGEKALAHYAKLRIDANTKRLTYSDGLDLPEAFRLYGHFADRVQLGFGIGTNLSNDVGLQPLNIVMKLTRCNGQPVAKLSDSPGKTLCDDETFLAYLRQVFNHTI; from the coding sequence ATGACCCCGATCATCCAGAGCCTGCTGGACACCGACCTCTACAAGTTCACGATGTGGCAGACCATGCTGCACCGGCACCCGCAGGCCCAGGCGGAGTACCGCTTCGTCTGCCGCAACACGCCGGCGTTCCCGCTGGCCGACCTGCTGCCCGAGGTGAACGCGCAGCTCGACCACCTGTGTTCGCTGTCGTTCCAGGAGGACGAGCTCGCCTACCTCGGCGCGCTGCGCTACATCAAGCCCGACTTCGTCGACTTCCTGCGCATCTTCCGGTTCCAGCGCCGCTTCATCCAGGCGGTGGCCGACGGCCCGACGCTGCGCATCGTGGCCGAGGGGCCGCAGGTGCACGTGATGGCGTTCGAGATCTACGTGCTGGCCATCGTCAACGAGCTGTACTTCCGCCGCGCCGACCAGGCCGCCGCGGTGGCCGAGGGCCGGCGCCGGCTGAACGCGAAGATCGAGTTGCTCGAATCGCTGGGCCGCGAGGTGAAGCACCGCCACCCGTTCGAGTTCTTCGACTTCGGCGTGCGCCGCCGCTTCTCGCGCGCCTGGCACGCCGAGGTGGTCGAGACCTTCAAGACGCGGGTGCCGCAGTACTTCAAGGGCACGTCCGACGTGCGCCTCGCGCAGCAGCTGGACCTCGTGCCCATCGGCACCATGGCCCACGAGTACCTGCAGTCGTACCAGGCCTTCGACGTGCGGCTGCGCGACTTCCAGCGCCTCGCGCTCGAGAACTGGGTGCAGGAGTACCGAGGCGACCTCGGCGTGGCCCTCACCGACGTGGTGGGCATGGACGCCTTCCTCGCCGACTTCGACCTGTACTTCGCGAAGCTGTTCGACGGCCTGCGCCACGACTCGGGCGACCCGGTGGTGTGGGGCGAGAAGGCCCTGGCCCACTACGCGAAGCTGCGCATCGACGCGAACACGAAGCGGCTCACGTACTCCGACGGTCTCGACTTGCCCGAGGCCTTCCGCCTGTACGGCCATTTCGCCGACCGCGTGCAGCTCGGCTTCGGCATCGGCACGAACCTCAGCAACGACGTGGGCCTGCAGCCGCTCAACATCGTGATGAAGCTCACCCGGTGCAACGGCCAGCCGGTGGCCAAGCTGTCCGACAGCCCTGGCAAGACCCTGTGCGACGACGAGACCTTCCTCGCGTACCTGCGCCAGGTCTTCAACCACACGATCTGA
- a CDS encoding cysteine hydrolase family protein, producing MTASTQLLIIDPQNDFCDLPESWCPTDPVSGARTTPALPVAGAHADLQRLAAFIRDAGDRLDDITVTLDSHNRLHIAHPTFWQRGDGGDVAPFTAITAADVRAGTYRTRDASAQTRALQYVEALEARGRYVLMVWPVHCEIGSWGHGVHAAVRAAYNTWEVRQLKVVRKVAKGSNLWTEHYSALQAEVPDPSDPDTLLNQGLLGVLERADTLIVAGEAGSHCVKSTVEDFVDQLPGGRADRLVLLTDCMSPVGGFQAQHDAFLKGMAARGARLATSTEVLATWRNR from the coding sequence ATGACCGCCTCGACCCAGCTGCTGATCATCGACCCGCAGAACGACTTCTGCGACCTGCCCGAATCGTGGTGCCCCACCGACCCCGTGTCGGGCGCACGCACCACCCCCGCGCTGCCGGTGGCCGGCGCCCACGCCGACCTGCAACGCCTCGCCGCGTTCATCCGCGATGCGGGCGACCGGCTCGACGACATCACCGTCACCCTCGACAGCCACAACCGCCTGCACATCGCGCACCCCACGTTCTGGCAACGGGGCGATGGCGGCGACGTGGCCCCGTTCACCGCCATCACGGCCGCCGACGTGCGCGCGGGCACGTACCGCACGCGCGACGCCTCGGCGCAGACGAGGGCGCTGCAGTACGTCGAGGCGCTCGAGGCCCGCGGCCGCTACGTGCTGATGGTGTGGCCCGTGCACTGCGAGATCGGCAGCTGGGGCCATGGCGTGCACGCCGCGGTGCGCGCGGCCTACAACACGTGGGAAGTGCGCCAGCTGAAGGTGGTGCGCAAGGTCGCGAAGGGCTCGAACCTCTGGACCGAACACTACAGCGCGCTGCAGGCCGAGGTGCCCGACCCGTCCGACCCCGACACGTTGCTGAACCAGGGCCTGCTGGGCGTGCTGGAACGGGCCGACACGCTGATCGTCGCGGGCGAGGCCGGCAGCCACTGCGTCAAGTCGACCGTCGAGGACTTCGTCGACCAGCTGCCCGGCGGCCGCGCCGACCGCCTCGTGCTGCTGACCGACTGCATGAGCCCGGTCGGCGGCTTCCAGGCGCAGCACGACGCCTTCCTGAAGGGCATGGCCGCACGCGGAGCGCGGCTTGCCACGAGCACCGAGGTGCTCGCCACCTGGCGCAACCGTTGA
- a CDS encoding CYTH domain-containing protein — MIEIELKFQVPAAARDAVAKAMASGRSERTRLQAVYYDTPDRRLAAASAAVRLRLEGSRWVQTAKAGDPHGMQRHEHNAPVDGAADGPPPALDLARHQGTPVGGLIARALAGAAPAPLFRTDVHRTHREVRAGKGTLELALDIGEITGGDRRWPLHELEIELVDGDPLAVLDAASCWVARHGLWLDVRSKAERGDRVSRGVDTGEPVVASSWPANPSLRQVARLGLAHLLPNASEVASGTFTPGHLLQVNDALRRIVGTLPSFPEADPSWTPTLTGTLAATSDAATAVDALRQPAFTQVLLALQAVALVPEGQPVTISCTMDPSTFS; from the coding sequence ATGATCGAGATCGAACTGAAGTTCCAGGTGCCCGCCGCGGCACGCGACGCCGTGGCCAAGGCCATGGCGTCCGGCCGCAGCGAACGCACCCGCCTGCAGGCCGTCTACTACGACACCCCCGACCGCCGGCTGGCCGCCGCCAGCGCCGCGGTGCGCCTGCGCCTCGAAGGCTCCCGCTGGGTGCAGACCGCGAAGGCCGGCGATCCGCACGGCATGCAGCGGCACGAGCACAATGCCCCGGTCGATGGTGCGGCCGACGGGCCGCCGCCCGCCCTCGACCTCGCGCGCCACCAGGGCACGCCGGTGGGCGGCCTGATCGCGCGCGCCCTCGCCGGTGCGGCACCCGCACCGCTGTTCCGCACCGACGTCCACCGCACGCACCGCGAGGTGCGGGCCGGCAAGGGCACGCTGGAACTCGCGCTCGACATCGGCGAGATCACCGGCGGCGACCGGCGCTGGCCGCTGCACGAGCTGGAGATCGAACTGGTCGACGGCGATCCCCTCGCCGTGCTCGATGCCGCCTCGTGCTGGGTGGCGCGGCACGGGCTGTGGCTCGACGTTCGGTCGAAGGCCGAACGGGGCGATCGTGTGTCCCGCGGGGTCGACACGGGCGAGCCCGTGGTGGCGTCGTCGTGGCCCGCGAACCCGTCGCTGCGGCAGGTGGCCCGCCTGGGCCTCGCGCACCTGCTGCCCAATGCGAGCGAGGTGGCGTCGGGCACGTTCACGCCCGGCCACCTGCTGCAGGTGAACGACGCGCTGCGGCGCATCGTGGGCACGCTGCCCTCGTTCCCGGAAGCCGATCCGTCGTGGACCCCCACGCTCACCGGCACGCTCGCGGCCACGTCGGACGCCGCCACGGCCGTCGACGCGCTGCGCCAGCCGGCATTCACCCAGGTGCTGCTGGCCCTGCAGGCCGTGGCGCTGGTGCCGGAAGGTCAGCCGGTGACGATCAGCTGCACCATGGACCCGAGCACGTTCTCGTAG
- a CDS encoding tetratricopeptide repeat protein — MSGLRRRTLLAWLAAGPGVAAAETASEVRLRELMAQRAARVNDPRVHQAAAMADRAALLATGEAALVRGDTDAAQVAFERAAALLHAADTEMGLVRTWLQAGEYRRALAFCAHTAGGHREAAAPGALYAWLLRLGGQLDAGQRTLALAQSRWAGDAVVDATARQLASAWPVADGVLLDTPHRMAPQPTGDTLPAGHRVMASGVRVAPGRVLVPARSVAASSMWVRDGLGRAATATVERVDTDLGVAVLASPGHAAGLAARDPFAGSPGYTVAFSEGGDAAWPWLHAGFLGASDRVARRRRLGIDAPAGAAGGGVFNAAGQFAGLRDGDRWLPVSALAPLLAGIEPAAPVTARAGADEVYENVLGSMVQLIVTG; from the coding sequence GTGAGCGGCCTCCGGCGACGCACGCTGCTGGCCTGGCTCGCCGCCGGGCCGGGCGTGGCCGCCGCCGAGACCGCCAGCGAGGTCCGCCTGCGCGAACTGATGGCGCAGCGGGCCGCGCGGGTCAACGACCCGCGCGTGCACCAGGCGGCCGCCATGGCCGACCGCGCGGCCCTGCTCGCCACGGGCGAGGCCGCGCTGGTCCGGGGCGACACGGACGCCGCGCAGGTGGCGTTCGAACGGGCGGCGGCCCTGCTCCATGCCGCCGACACCGAGATGGGCCTCGTGCGAACCTGGCTGCAGGCCGGGGAGTACCGCCGCGCGCTCGCGTTCTGCGCCCACACCGCGGGCGGACACCGCGAGGCCGCGGCGCCGGGGGCGCTGTACGCCTGGCTGTTGCGGCTGGGCGGGCAGCTCGACGCGGGCCAGCGCACGCTGGCGCTCGCGCAATCGCGCTGGGCCGGTGACGCCGTGGTGGACGCCACCGCACGCCAGCTCGCCTCGGCCTGGCCGGTGGCGGACGGTGTGCTGCTCGACACGCCCCATCGCATGGCGCCGCAACCCACGGGCGACACGTTGCCGGCGGGACACCGTGTGATGGCCTCCGGTGTGCGCGTGGCACCGGGGCGGGTGCTCGTGCCCGCGCGTTCGGTCGCTGCCTCGTCGATGTGGGTGCGCGACGGCCTGGGCCGTGCGGCCACCGCCACCGTCGAACGGGTCGACACCGACCTCGGGGTCGCCGTGCTCGCGTCGCCCGGTCATGCGGCGGGGCTCGCCGCACGCGACCCGTTCGCGGGCAGCCCCGGTTACACGGTGGCGTTTTCGGAAGGGGGCGATGCCGCCTGGCCCTGGCTGCACGCCGGGTTCCTGGGCGCGTCGGACCGGGTGGCCCGGCGGCGGCGCCTCGGCATCGATGCCCCCGCGGGCGCGGCTGGCGGGGGCGTGTTCAACGCGGCCGGCCAGTTCGCCGGGCTGCGCGACGGCGACCGCTGGCTGCCGGTCTCGGCCCTCGCGCCACTGCTGGCCGGGATCGAACCCGCAGCGCCGGTGACGGCGCGGGCGGGTGCCGACGAGGTCTACGAGAACGTGCTCGGGTCCATGGTGCAGCTGATCGTCACCGGCTGA
- a CDS encoding bifunctional metallophosphatase/5'-nucleotidase, protein MTISRLAAALALAACSLAHAGPTVTVKVIGFNDFHGNLQSPGTFGVNTTVPAAQRPAVGGAEFVAAAVARLKAGNPNHVVVGAGDFIGASPLVSALFFDEPAIESLNQIGLEFNAVGNHEFDKGSAELRRLQNGGCKTTNGLPDPNSCRGLGSGAPGTFDGAKFKWLSANVVETATGRTLLPAYGVKTFNGVKVAFIGMTLKATPSIVTPTGVAGLTFNDEAATVNALVPKLRAQGIESIVVLVHQGGFQSSPNLGDINGCDGNLAVAGGGASDIGKIVEKLDNAVDLVISGHTHAAYNCSAGTVDVRSVAGAVTVTPRPTGLPNKTGRLVPVTSASAFGRVLTDVDLTIDTATRDVVSVAATNRLVDRTDPALIQAVATNPATKNLVDGYAALASPLAGQVIGTITTALPNTANAAGEMPAGSLIADAQLMATQPAGLGGAVAAFMNPGGVRNPGFTGAAYPYALTYGDAFTTQPFGNSLVTMTLTAQQLKDLLEQQFAGCNGQTGQRILQVSNGVKYSWSASAAPCAKIVDLSLTPTDVSVVPPVSAGVAEEIVRAGLVLNPTKTYRVTVNNFLATGGDGFTVLMGGTAVLGGAQDIDALIAYLSSGYKAPAPAYDPADPALKLPRITRLP, encoded by the coding sequence ATGACGATCTCCCGCCTCGCCGCCGCCCTGGCCCTTGCGGCCTGCTCGCTGGCCCACGCCGGCCCCACCGTCACCGTCAAGGTGATCGGCTTCAACGACTTCCACGGCAACCTGCAATCGCCAGGCACCTTCGGGGTCAACACCACCGTGCCCGCGGCCCAGCGCCCGGCCGTGGGGGGCGCCGAGTTCGTCGCCGCCGCCGTCGCCCGCCTGAAGGCCGGCAACCCGAACCACGTGGTCGTCGGTGCCGGCGACTTCATCGGCGCCTCGCCGCTGGTGTCGGCGCTGTTCTTCGACGAACCCGCCATCGAGTCGCTCAACCAGATCGGCCTCGAGTTCAACGCCGTGGGCAACCACGAGTTCGACAAGGGCTCGGCCGAGCTGCGCCGCCTGCAGAACGGCGGTTGCAAGACCACCAACGGCCTGCCCGACCCGAACAGCTGCCGCGGCCTCGGCTCCGGCGCGCCGGGCACGTTCGACGGCGCGAAGTTCAAGTGGCTGTCGGCCAACGTGGTCGAGACCGCCACCGGCCGCACGCTGTTGCCCGCCTACGGCGTCAAGACCTTCAACGGCGTGAAGGTGGCATTCATCGGCATGACGCTCAAGGCCACGCCGTCGATCGTCACGCCCACCGGCGTCGCCGGCCTCACGTTCAACGACGAGGCCGCCACGGTGAATGCGCTCGTGCCGAAGCTGCGCGCGCAAGGCATCGAGTCCATCGTCGTGCTGGTGCACCAGGGCGGTTTCCAGTCGAGCCCGAACCTCGGCGACATCAACGGCTGCGACGGCAACCTCGCCGTCGCGGGCGGTGGCGCCTCCGACATCGGCAAGATCGTCGAGAAGCTCGACAACGCCGTCGACCTCGTGATCAGCGGCCACACGCACGCGGCCTACAACTGCTCGGCCGGCACGGTCGACGTGCGCAGCGTCGCCGGTGCCGTCACCGTGACGCCGCGTCCCACGGGCCTGCCGAACAAGACGGGCCGCCTCGTGCCCGTCACGAGCGCCAGCGCCTTCGGCCGCGTGCTGACCGACGTGGACCTCACCATCGACACCGCCACGCGCGACGTGGTCTCGGTGGCCGCCACCAACCGCCTCGTGGACCGCACCGACCCGGCGCTGATCCAGGCCGTGGCCACGAACCCGGCCACGAAGAACCTCGTCGACGGCTACGCCGCGCTCGCGTCGCCGCTCGCCGGCCAGGTGATCGGCACCATCACCACGGCGCTGCCCAACACCGCCAACGCCGCTGGCGAGATGCCCGCCGGCAGCCTGATCGCCGACGCGCAGCTGATGGCCACGCAACCCGCCGGCCTCGGTGGCGCGGTGGCCGCCTTCATGAACCCGGGCGGCGTGCGCAACCCGGGCTTCACCGGCGCCGCGTACCCGTACGCGCTGACCTACGGCGACGCGTTCACCACGCAGCCGTTCGGCAACAGCCTCGTCACGATGACGCTGACGGCCCAGCAGCTCAAGGACCTGCTCGAGCAGCAGTTCGCCGGCTGCAACGGCCAGACGGGCCAGCGCATCCTGCAGGTGTCCAACGGTGTGAAGTACTCGTGGAGCGCCTCGGCCGCGCCGTGCGCGAAGATCGTCGACCTGAGCCTCACGCCCACCGACGTGTCGGTGGTGCCGCCGGTGTCCGCCGGGGTTGCCGAAGAGATCGTGCGCGCCGGCCTCGTGCTGAACCCCACGAAGACCTACCGCGTGACGGTCAACAACTTCCTCGCGACCGGCGGCGACGGCTTCACCGTGCTGATGGGCGGCACCGCGGTGCTGGGTGGTGCGCAGGACATCGACGCGCTGATCGCCTACCTGAGCAGCGGCTACAAGGCCCCGGCGCCGGCCTACGACCCGGCCGACCCGGCGCTGAAGCTGCCGCGCATCACGCGCCTGCCGTGA
- a CDS encoding transporter, with protein sequence MDTGAPTYGADDTGLICGYLLRPGQAAAPIDAAQAIAWAKADGDGVDDDAFVWLHFNLSHNAAERWLAEQGGLSETFFETLKDDTRSTRIERADDVLIAVINDVHFDFSFEPSDLSTLWVHVDRRLMVTARRQPLRSVDKLRGAVRGGIPLRSTVELLEHLMRDQADVLVEIVRSVTARIDDIEDQLLAGKLDTKRAKLGVLRRLLVRLQRLLAPEPASLFRLLQHPPSWMAERDVQELRQATEEFSVVLRDMQSLQERIKLLQEEVAAQVNEQNNRSLFVLTIVTVLALPINLIAGLLGMNVGGIPLADHPHGFLVVVGLVAALTGCLGWLAFRKNREP encoded by the coding sequence ATGGACACTGGCGCACCCACCTACGGCGCCGACGACACGGGCCTGATCTGCGGTTACCTGCTCCGCCCGGGGCAGGCGGCGGCGCCCATCGACGCCGCGCAAGCCATTGCCTGGGCGAAGGCCGACGGCGATGGCGTGGACGACGATGCGTTCGTCTGGCTCCACTTCAACCTGTCCCACAACGCCGCCGAGCGCTGGCTCGCGGAGCAGGGCGGGCTGTCCGAGACCTTCTTCGAGACCCTGAAGGACGACACCCGGTCCACCCGCATCGAACGCGCCGACGACGTGCTGATCGCCGTGATCAACGACGTGCACTTCGACTTCTCGTTCGAGCCGTCGGACCTCTCCACGCTGTGGGTGCACGTGGACCGGCGCCTGATGGTGACCGCCCGCCGCCAGCCGCTGCGTTCGGTCGACAAGCTGCGCGGCGCGGTGCGCGGGGGCATCCCGCTGCGCTCCACGGTCGAGCTGCTCGAGCACCTGATGCGCGACCAGGCCGACGTGCTCGTCGAGATCGTGCGGAGTGTCACCGCGCGCATCGACGACATCGAGGACCAGCTGCTCGCCGGCAAGCTCGACACCAAGCGGGCCAAGCTCGGCGTGCTGCGCCGGCTGCTCGTGCGCCTGCAGCGGCTGCTGGCGCCGGAGCCCGCCTCGCTGTTCCGGCTGCTGCAGCACCCGCCGTCGTGGATGGCCGAGCGCGACGTGCAGGAGCTGCGCCAGGCGACCGAGGAGTTCTCGGTGGTGTTGCGCGACATGCAGTCGCTGCAGGAACGCATCAAGCTGCTGCAGGAAGAGGTGGCCGCGCAGGTCAACGAGCAGAACAACCGCAGCCTCTTCGTGCTGACGATCGTGACCGTGCTGGCGCTGCCGATCAACCTGATCGCCGGCCTGCTGGGGATGAACGTGGGCGGCATCCCGCTCGCCGACCACCCGCACGGGTTCCTCGTGGTGGTGGGCCTCGTGGCGGCGCTCACCGGCTGCCTGGGCTGGCTCGCCTTCCGGAAGAACCGGGAGCCCTGA
- a CDS encoding response regulator, producing MSPEPRAFTILVADDSEDAAESLAMLLEFEGHTVEVAHDGTSALVAAERLRPQVVVLDIGMPGLSGYEVATRLRATDWGRRVLIVAATGWGHDDDRRRALEAGFDRHLTKPMDATAFAASLGEWVDEAARRTGR from the coding sequence GTGTCGCCCGAGCCGCGTGCCTTCACCATCCTGGTCGCCGACGACAGCGAGGATGCCGCCGAGAGCCTGGCCATGCTGCTGGAGTTCGAGGGGCACACCGTCGAGGTCGCCCATGACGGCACGTCCGCGCTCGTCGCGGCCGAACGCCTGCGGCCGCAGGTGGTGGTGCTCGACATCGGCATGCCGGGCCTGAGCGGCTACGAGGTGGCCACGCGGCTGCGGGCCACCGACTGGGGCCGCCGCGTGCTGATCGTCGCCGCCACCGGCTGGGGGCACGACGACGACCGGCGCCGTGCGCTGGAGGCCGGTTTCGACCGGCACCTGACCAAGCCGATGGACGCGACCGCCTTCGCCGCGTCGCTCGGCGAGTGGGTGGACGAGGCGGCTCGGCGCACCGGCCGCTGA
- a CDS encoding sensor histidine kinase, giving the protein MLRTIAERWLRKRFTFPVLVIVAAGLLVLSEVTYFQTSATLRGGIGWSEARMATARLQQLMTDVESASRGFLLTGHVDDLAPYQTALAELPGARQAVADHLERLGPAGHETGRRLALVTSEALAETAEALALAQSGRRDAAIALLETGQSREKMAALRYTLGEQLQQTAKSQVASRVTIFDSLMVNRLGVGALAVLSVLGLFVYMGQLHLQDQERNQQQAALARERVRLEDEVRRRTADLRELTQHLQTAREDERAHLARELHDELGGLLTAIKLDLARLRNKLTDRDDLKERLDHMNRSLNEGIAFKRRIIEDLRPSALANLGLKVSLEALCKDMAERLDVPVDAQLTDVSLSPQADLAIYRFVQEALTNIGKHAEATSVRVTLGPSGDRAVVEVRDDGAGFDTTLPRPGHHGLTGMRFRAETMGGRVTVTSAPGRGTLLRAEFPRKVSDEERAA; this is encoded by the coding sequence ATGCTGAGAACCATCGCGGAACGCTGGCTGCGCAAACGGTTCACGTTCCCCGTGCTGGTCATCGTCGCCGCCGGTCTGCTCGTCCTGAGCGAGGTCACCTACTTCCAGACGTCCGCCACGCTGCGCGGCGGCATCGGCTGGAGCGAGGCCCGCATGGCCACCGCCCGGCTCCAGCAGCTGATGACCGACGTGGAATCCGCCTCGCGCGGCTTCCTGCTCACCGGCCACGTCGACGACCTCGCCCCCTACCAGACCGCTCTGGCGGAACTGCCCGGCGCGCGGCAGGCCGTCGCCGACCACCTGGAGCGGCTGGGCCCCGCCGGCCACGAGACCGGCCGGCGGCTCGCGCTGGTGACCAGCGAGGCGCTGGCCGAGACCGCCGAGGCGCTCGCGCTGGCCCAGTCCGGCCGGCGCGACGCCGCCATCGCCCTGCTGGAGACCGGCCAGAGCCGCGAGAAGATGGCCGCGCTGCGCTACACCCTCGGCGAGCAGCTGCAGCAGACGGCGAAGTCGCAGGTCGCGTCGCGGGTCACGATCTTCGATTCGCTGATGGTCAACCGCCTCGGCGTCGGCGCGCTGGCCGTGCTGAGCGTGCTGGGCCTCTTCGTCTACATGGGCCAGCTCCACCTGCAGGACCAGGAGCGCAACCAGCAGCAGGCCGCACTCGCGCGCGAGCGGGTGCGCCTGGAGGACGAGGTGCGCCGACGCACCGCCGACCTGCGCGAACTCACCCAGCACCTGCAGACCGCCCGCGAGGACGAACGCGCCCACCTCGCCCGCGAGCTGCACGACGAACTGGGCGGGCTGCTCACGGCCATCAAGCTCGACCTGGCCCGCCTGCGCAACAAGCTCACCGACCGCGACGACCTGAAGGAACGGCTCGACCACATGAACCGCAGCCTCAACGAGGGCATCGCGTTCAAGCGCCGCATCATCGAGGACCTGCGGCCGTCCGCACTCGCCAACCTGGGCCTGAAGGTGTCGTTGGAGGCCCTGTGCAAGGACATGGCGGAACGCCTGGACGTGCCGGTGGACGCGCAGCTGACCGACGTGAGCCTGAGCCCGCAGGCCGACCTCGCGATCTACCGCTTCGTGCAGGAGGCGTTGACCAACATCGGCAAACACGCCGAGGCCACGAGCGTGAGGGTGACGCTGGGCCCGTCCGGCGACCGGGCGGTGGTGGAGGTTCGCGACGATGGCGCGGGCTTCGACACCACCCTGCCGCGGCCCGGCCACCACGGGCTCACGGGCATGCGCTTCCGCGCCGAGACGATGGGCGGGCGCGTGACGGTGACGTCCGCGCCCGGGCGGGGCACGCTGCTGCGCGCCGAGTTCCCGCGGAAGGTGTCCGACGAGGAACGGGCGGCCTGA